The window ACCTGTCGTTCTGGGACTCGTTCTGGGTGCCGCTGTGCGTTCCCCGCAGGGTCGTCTTCCTGGCCAAGGCCGAATACTGGGACAGCATCAAGACCCGGTGGCTGGTCAAGTCGCTCGGCATGATCCCCATCCGGCGCGACATCCGGGCCAAGAGCCTGGCGGCGCTGGAGACGGGCATCGAGTTCCTGAAGTCCGGGGGCGTCCTGGGCCTGTACCCCGAAGGCACCCGCTCTCCCGACGGCCGCCTCTACCGGGGCCGCACCGGCGTCGCCCGGCTGGCTCTGGGCTCCAATTCGCCGGTCGTCCCGATCGGCCTGATCGGCAGCCGCGAGGTCATGCCCAAAGGCGCCAAGTTCCCGAAGCTCCGGGGTCACATAACGGTCAAGTTCGGCCCCCCGTTGACCTTTGAGAAGTACGCCGACAGCGACAACCCCCGGGTTGCCCTGCGGGCCATGACCGACGAGATCATGTTCGCGATCATGGAGCAATCCGGCCAGACCTACGTCGACGAGTACGCCTCCCGGGATGCAGCCCCCAAGCCGGCAGCCGAGGACATGCGCATCCCGACCGAGGAGAAGCTCGGCTAGCGATTCCTCAACCGCTGAAAACCCTGTAGAAGAGGTAACCGCGGTCTCTTCCGGGCTGGTCTACCGCCCAGACGGTGGCGTCGTTGCTGCCGGCAAGGCTGGAAACTTTCATGAGCGTCGTTACGGCCCCGAAGCGCTCAATACGTACCGACCCGCGGGGTCGTCGGGATTGCTGCTCATGTCCGCTCTGATACTCATGACGTCGCCATCAGGACCGACTCCCGTCCCTCCCGCAGTACACATAAATGCACTCGCCCCTCCAGGACGGCAGCGCAGTTCGTCGAATTGATCGGCGGCGGACGGGATCGCAACCAGAAATTGCTCGAGGTACTCCGGCTGGCGACGGCCGGGCAATTCGCCAATCCCGACCGCTAACGCTTCTTGG of the Actinomycetota bacterium genome contains:
- a CDS encoding lysophospholipid acyltransferase family protein: MPKDAPITADTLTGRRFYRFLELTLAPYLRWAYRVKVSGLETFPMEGPVIVVANHLSFWDSFWVPLCVPRRVVFLAKAEYWDSIKTRWLVKSLGMIPIRRDIRAKSLAALETGIEFLKSGGVLGLYPEGTRSPDGRLYRGRTGVARLALGSNSPVVPIGLIGSREVMPKGAKFPKLRGHITVKFGPPLTFEKYADSDNPRVALRAMTDEIMFAIMEQSGQTYVDEYASRDAAPKPAAEDMRIPTEEKLG